The following proteins are encoded in a genomic region of Reichenbachiella sp.:
- a CDS encoding MraY family glycosyltransferase produces the protein MIESILIFFWALLISMFSIPTIISVAHSKRILDEPDFRKFHDINTPRLGGLAIFAGFMTGVAIFGQMSLGIQQLLAGSLIIFFVGVKDDINGVSVFKKFFVQVLAAGIVLFYADIRISSFQGFMGVYDLEVGMSYAFSFLVILCITNAVNLIDGVDGLAGSIVIVICMAFGTYFYLYGEPSYAYVCFALTGAMVGFLRYNLLNARVFMGDTGALVSGFIISILAIHFIEMDKVASAPALAIGILFIPIFDTIRVFIIRVYRGVSPFMPDRNHVHHYLCDLGFSHLQVVLVLVAVNLSVVAFTITFSYLGNSVLLTIVGLFAVVSSVVLEFLNKRKRQVDV, from the coding sequence ATGATCGAATCCATACTGATATTTTTCTGGGCGCTTCTAATTTCTATGTTTTCTATTCCTACAATTATTAGCGTAGCGCATAGCAAACGAATATTGGATGAACCCGATTTTAGAAAATTTCATGATATCAACACACCTCGTTTAGGTGGGTTAGCCATATTTGCTGGCTTTATGACCGGAGTTGCCATCTTTGGCCAGATGTCACTTGGTATCCAGCAGCTCTTGGCTGGAAGCTTGATTATTTTCTTCGTTGGTGTGAAAGATGATATCAATGGAGTATCAGTATTCAAGAAGTTTTTTGTTCAGGTATTGGCCGCGGGTATTGTTTTGTTTTATGCAGATATCAGAATTTCCAGCTTTCAAGGATTTATGGGAGTTTATGATCTAGAAGTGGGAATGAGCTACGCATTTAGTTTTCTCGTCATTTTGTGCATTACCAATGCCGTGAACCTGATAGATGGTGTAGATGGCTTGGCGGGCTCAATTGTGATTGTCATTTGTATGGCTTTTGGCACTTATTTTTATTTGTACGGAGAGCCTAGTTATGCTTATGTGTGTTTTGCACTGACGGGAGCAATGGTTGGTTTTTTGAGATACAATTTGTTAAATGCGCGGGTATTCATGGGAGATACCGGCGCTTTGGTCAGCGGATTTATCATATCCATTTTAGCAATTCATTTTATTGAGATGGATAAAGTTGCTTCTGCCCCTGCCTTGGCAATCGGTATTCTTTTTATTCCCATATTTGATACAATTAGAGTTTTTATCATTCGTGTATATAGAGGAGTATCTCCGTTTATGCCTGATCGAAATCACGTACATCATTACCTTTGTGATCTTGGCTTTTCTCACTTGCAAGTAGTTTTGGTTCTTGTTGCAGTCAACCTTTCAGTTGTTGCATTTACAATTACCTTTTCTTACTTAGGCAACTCCGTTTTACTAACTATTGTGGGTCTATTTGCAGTAGTGAGTAGTGTCGTTTTAGAGTTTTTAAATAAGAGAAAAAGGCAAGTAGATGTTTAA
- a CDS encoding DUF4271 domain-containing protein yields the protein MDSLQDIYRMGSFYLSVYSDNLNGNTITSVLVNKEDDNLSLREESSFSRRKSNNWQDIFIIISIATMSLIAIFRAFYFRLFQEYLSIGKSLQLRQNFELAVAHAPLAWPNIGFIIFYSILIGSAVMICDLFLPNSSLIFPFSIKNEGGIYLGLKISIYCFVFMIAKLLLITAGTELFKLKKVKLIHFFTYFRLSLIFALFCFSLSILDGVFGGYLVSTWWNWIQLIVVLFWSGRLVLIYFVLNKIYTFRKLHLFSYLCSSELIPLLVFFKIFLK from the coding sequence TTGGATAGTTTACAAGATATTTATAGAATGGGAAGTTTTTATCTCTCAGTTTATTCAGATAATCTAAATGGTAATACTATTACTTCAGTGCTGGTCAATAAGGAAGATGATAACCTTTCTCTAAGAGAAGAGTCTTCTTTTTCAAGAAGAAAGAGTAATAATTGGCAAGACATTTTTATTATCATCTCAATTGCAACCATGTCTTTGATTGCGATATTTAGAGCGTTTTATTTTAGGCTATTTCAAGAATATTTATCAATTGGTAAATCGTTGCAGTTACGACAAAATTTTGAGTTGGCCGTAGCGCATGCGCCACTGGCGTGGCCTAACATAGGGTTCATAATCTTCTACTCAATTTTGATAGGTAGCGCGGTCATGATCTGTGATTTATTTCTGCCTAATTCTAGTTTGATTTTCCCATTTTCAATAAAGAATGAAGGAGGTATTTATTTAGGATTAAAAATTTCGATTTATTGCTTTGTTTTTATGATTGCCAAGCTGCTGTTAATTACAGCTGGCACGGAACTTTTTAAATTGAAAAAAGTAAAGTTGATTCATTTCTTTACTTACTTTCGACTCTCCTTAATCTTCGCTTTATTTTGTTTTTCGTTGAGCATTTTAGATGGCGTATTTGGAGGATATCTTGTCAGCACTTGGTGGAATTGGATTCAATTAATCGTTGTGCTTTTTTGGTCAGGACGCCTTGTACTAATCTATTTTGTTCTAAATAAGATTTATACCTTTAGAAAACTACATTTATTTTCTTACCTTTGCAGTTCAGAATTGATCCCGCTATTAGTATTTTTTAAGATTTTCTTAAAATAG
- a CDS encoding uroporphyrinogen-III synthase, whose protein sequence is MSEELLIEDKARLKKVSSILVSQPKPTGDKSPYFDLAEKYNIKIDFRPFIQIDPVDIKEFRAQKIDILKHSAVIFTSRNAVDHFFRLAAESKVEIPSDMKYFCISEQTANYLQKYIVIRKRKIFTGSRTATELIEVLKKHKNEKYIFPCSNIRKNDIPDFLNENGFDCTEAIIYKTVASDLSDLADVNYDVIAFFSPSGINSLMVNFPDFEQKKTRIAAFGPTTAQAVRDADLILDIQAPLPNAPSMTGALEYYIKKANNI, encoded by the coding sequence ATGAGCGAAGAATTATTGATTGAAGACAAGGCTAGGCTAAAGAAAGTATCCAGCATTTTAGTTTCTCAACCAAAGCCAACAGGTGATAAGTCACCTTATTTTGATCTTGCAGAAAAATACAATATTAAAATTGACTTCAGGCCTTTTATTCAAATCGACCCAGTCGATATAAAAGAGTTTAGAGCGCAAAAAATTGATATTTTGAAGCATTCTGCTGTGATTTTCACGAGTAGAAATGCAGTAGATCATTTTTTCAGACTAGCTGCTGAAAGCAAGGTGGAGATTCCGTCAGACATGAAGTATTTCTGTATTTCAGAGCAGACAGCTAATTATCTTCAAAAGTATATTGTCATTCGAAAAAGAAAGATATTTACTGGGTCAAGAACGGCAACTGAATTAATCGAAGTGTTGAAAAAACACAAAAACGAGAAGTACATTTTTCCTTGTTCGAATATTAGAAAAAATGATATTCCAGATTTTCTGAACGAAAATGGTTTCGATTGTACTGAAGCAATTATTTACAAAACGGTAGCTAGCGACTTGTCAGATTTGGCAGATGTTAATTATGACGTAATTGCATTCTTCAGTCCTTCTGGGATTAACTCTCTAATGGTTAATTTCCCTGATTTTGAGCAGAAGAAGACGAGAATTGCGGCTTTCGGACCTACTACTGCCCAAGCAGTAAGGGATGCTGATTTAATTTTAGACATTCAAGCTCCACTCCCTAATGCACCTTCAATGACAGGCGCATTAGAATATTACATCAAAAAGGCGAACAATATTTAA
- a CDS encoding type IX secretion system membrane protein PorP/SprF, with protein sequence MRKSLFILIVLVTVGFTSIAQQDPHFTQYMFNKSYWSPALTAHDGKGSVSVLSRAQWIGYEPTFEQDGGAPSTQFLNFSTPISFKELPLGLGVNVIYDKLGVLNNMEAQVSLAYHKTLNRGTLSFGIRPAFVNRTLDFSKLRFVDPSDPKNVQTKESQAVFDLAFGMSYSTENYILAAGVNHLLRPELNYGLDASSNVSNKSSMIYNLYGEYNYRLTYNIDLTPSMLVASDLNTYSIDLSVIATYNKKIWGGLSYRNNEAMALLMGYSFLDNNQLKAGYSFDYIIKEQSAKQPTSHEIFIRYDLPSISTGAKKIIRTPRFRY encoded by the coding sequence ATGAGGAAATCCTTATTTATATTGATTGTATTGGTGACGGTCGGTTTTACATCGATTGCTCAACAAGACCCTCATTTTACTCAGTACATGTTCAATAAGTCTTATTGGAGCCCTGCGCTTACAGCTCATGATGGAAAGGGAAGCGTGAGCGTGCTGAGTAGAGCGCAGTGGATAGGTTACGAACCTACATTTGAACAAGACGGTGGTGCGCCATCAACTCAATTTTTGAATTTCTCAACCCCAATCTCTTTTAAAGAATTGCCTTTAGGTCTAGGGGTAAATGTAATTTATGACAAGCTTGGTGTGCTAAACAATATGGAGGCTCAGGTATCATTAGCCTACCATAAGACCTTAAATAGAGGGACGCTTAGTTTTGGAATTAGGCCTGCATTTGTTAACCGTACATTGGACTTTTCAAAGCTACGATTTGTAGATCCCTCAGACCCGAAGAATGTTCAAACCAAAGAATCTCAAGCGGTTTTCGATTTGGCTTTTGGAATGAGCTACTCTACGGAAAATTACATATTAGCAGCTGGAGTTAACCACTTGCTAAGACCTGAATTGAATTATGGCCTTGATGCTTCTAGCAATGTTAGTAATAAATCAAGCATGATCTATAACTTGTATGGAGAGTATAATTACAGGCTCACCTACAATATTGATTTGACCCCATCTATGTTGGTCGCCAGCGACTTGAATACTTATTCGATAGACCTGAGTGTCATAGCCACTTATAATAAGAAAATATGGGGCGGGCTGAGTTATCGAAACAATGAAGCAATGGCCTTGTTGATGGGCTATTCATTTTTAGACAACAATCAACTTAAAGCTGGTTATTCGTTTGATTATATAATTAAGGAGCAATCAGCTAAGCAACCAACCTCGCACGAAATTTTCATTCGCTACGACCTGCCTTCAATTTCAACAGGTGCTAAAAAGATTATAAGAACTCCTCGCTTTAGGTATTAA
- a CDS encoding SUMF1/EgtB/PvdO family nonheme iron enzyme codes for MNKFSVSQIFSFLFLSIILVGTQSCSLLNIFGGGKGQAIDSNGELIGAQGREGWEMTRPFGMVAIPPGTFHMGQADEDVAATQINYNKQVTIGPFYMDDTEITNNEYRQFIEDITEGSESDLPEGFVVEDLVPDSSVWVRDFTHHMGDPMMVYYWSHPAFDNYPVVGVDWEAAKYFCKWRTDHLNNFRADRGLFPMPNFRLPSEAEWEYAARGGRDMNKYPWGSPYIRNKKGCLLANFKPGRGNYFDDGFAYTSPVGTFFANDYGLYEMSGNVAEWVEDAFNPSAMPLVWDLNPTYFDEDEPKKVIRGGSWKDIAYYLETGTKTYEFKDSTRASIGFRCAMTHLGRSGGNEF; via the coding sequence ATGAATAAATTTAGTGTGAGCCAAATTTTTTCGTTCCTTTTCCTATCCATAATTCTTGTTGGTACCCAAAGTTGCAGCCTCTTAAATATATTCGGAGGAGGCAAGGGTCAAGCCATAGATAGTAATGGAGAGTTGATAGGAGCTCAAGGACGAGAAGGTTGGGAAATGACTCGGCCCTTCGGTATGGTTGCTATTCCTCCGGGAACATTCCATATGGGACAGGCGGATGAAGATGTTGCTGCTACTCAAATCAATTACAATAAGCAGGTGACGATCGGGCCATTTTATATGGACGATACGGAAATTACAAATAATGAATATCGACAGTTTATTGAAGATATTACTGAAGGATCGGAATCTGATCTGCCAGAAGGATTTGTTGTAGAGGACTTAGTGCCTGATTCTTCTGTTTGGGTTAGAGACTTCACTCACCATATGGGGGACCCAATGATGGTTTATTATTGGTCGCATCCAGCTTTTGACAACTATCCTGTAGTGGGTGTAGATTGGGAAGCTGCAAAGTACTTCTGTAAATGGAGAACGGATCATTTGAATAATTTTAGAGCCGATCGTGGTCTATTCCCTATGCCAAACTTCAGATTGCCATCTGAGGCCGAATGGGAGTATGCTGCAAGAGGAGGCAGAGATATGAATAAGTACCCTTGGGGTAGCCCTTATATTAGAAATAAGAAGGGATGTCTTCTCGCCAACTTCAAACCAGGAAGAGGCAACTATTTTGATGATGGTTTTGCCTATACTTCACCGGTGGGAACTTTCTTTGCTAATGATTACGGACTATATGAAATGTCAGGTAATGTAGCGGAGTGGGTGGAAGATGCTTTTAATCCTTCGGCCATGCCATTGGTTTGGGATTTGAACCCTACTTACTTTGATGAGGATGAACCTAAGAAGGTGATCAGAGGCGGCTCTTGGAAAGATATTGCCTATTATCTTGAAACCGGAACTAAAACTTACGAATTTAAAGATTCCACTAGAGCATCTATTGGATTTAGATGTGCAATGACTCATTTGGGTCGATCTGGCGGGAATGAATTTTAA
- the gldL gene encoding gliding motility protein GldL, whose translation MSAKKGGFKELLFSTIMPKVYGIGAAVVIVGAMFKIMHWQGAGEMLVIGLSTEAAIFFLSAFEPKHAETDWSKVYPELADDYDGPKAQPRAAVPAATGGASQQMDKMLAEAKVGPELIKSLGDGMRNMAESAKKMSNLSDAAVATNEYATNVKTASKSLIEMNKSYATTATSMSDMANASKDASEYHSQVKNVTKNLGALNAVYEMELQDANSHVKAMNKFYSNVTSAMEGMAEAAKDTEKFRSGMTSLNTNITSLNKIYGSMLAAMRGGGDTSSAK comes from the coding sequence ATGAGTGCGAAAAAAGGTGGATTTAAAGAGCTTTTGTTTTCAACAATAATGCCTAAAGTATATGGTATTGGAGCTGCTGTAGTAATTGTTGGAGCCATGTTTAAGATTATGCACTGGCAAGGTGCTGGGGAAATGCTAGTAATCGGTTTGAGTACTGAGGCTGCAATTTTCTTTTTAAGTGCATTTGAACCAAAACATGCCGAAACTGATTGGTCTAAAGTGTATCCAGAATTAGCGGATGACTATGATGGACCTAAAGCTCAACCAAGAGCAGCTGTACCTGCTGCAACTGGCGGTGCTTCACAGCAAATGGATAAAATGCTTGCAGAAGCAAAAGTTGGCCCTGAGCTGATTAAGAGTTTGGGTGACGGCATGAGAAATATGGCCGAATCTGCTAAGAAAATGTCCAACTTAAGTGATGCCGCGGTTGCTACCAACGAGTATGCCACTAATGTGAAAACAGCATCTAAGTCGCTCATCGAAATGAATAAATCTTATGCTACTACTGCTACATCAATGTCAGATATGGCAAATGCTTCTAAAGACGCTTCTGAGTATCACTCACAAGTGAAAAACGTTACCAAGAATTTGGGAGCACTTAATGCAGTATATGAAATGGAACTTCAGGATGCCAACAGTCATGTTAAGGCAATGAACAAGTTTTACTCAAACGTAACTTCTGCAATGGAAGGTATGGCTGAAGCGGCTAAGGATACTGAGAAATTCAGATCAGGAATGACAAGTTTAAATACCAATATTACTTCATTGAACAAAATATATGGAAGTATGTTGGCAGCTATGAGAGGTGGGGGAGATACTTCATCAGCTAAATAA
- the gldM gene encoding gliding motility protein GldM, with the protein MAGGKQSARDKMIGMMYLVLTALLALQVSNSVLEKFIFINQAFELTNEEKVTNNAKKLESIQNAVSDAGNREKDVAVMTKAQEVRAETTQILKMLEVYKEELIARTGGIQDGVYVGQKDIDAPSALFVNEKEGDKLKEKLNGYSKFLRNITGDEDIGDLAKDAKDIPVFAKDPNQNKKGFADLNFGHNTPMVGALASLSQFQSDVISEETKALEDLARQVGAEDLKFDQIVPMVKPHSKVVAAGTKYEADLFIAASSSSVSPTMTVDGNEIEVVGGMGKVSFTATPGNYDKSGNATKSFIGAISVKMPGGRDTTFVDTIEYIVSKPVMQIQSASVQALYLNCGNELDVQVPAMGTAYNPSFTTKGGVNIKGANKGEVVIIPKSAKVTLSVSSNGNLIGSQDFKVKRIPKPEIVVYGKGGPVNLKRGVKGAPRSLKLAAEPDESFAQFLPKDAKFRVAESEVNLVRAGRSVGSVRPKGPDLNLSSLASQAREGDALVIEVKKVQRRNFKGEVENFPNFGPKIITIRIN; encoded by the coding sequence ATGGCTGGAGGTAAACAATCCGCAAGAGACAAGATGATTGGCATGATGTACCTGGTACTGACTGCCCTATTGGCTCTGCAAGTAAGTAATAGTGTTTTAGAGAAGTTTATTTTCATTAATCAGGCTTTTGAGCTTACTAATGAGGAAAAAGTCACTAACAATGCTAAAAAATTAGAGAGTATCCAAAATGCAGTTTCCGATGCTGGTAACAGAGAAAAGGATGTAGCTGTTATGACTAAAGCTCAGGAAGTTAGAGCGGAAACGACTCAAATCCTTAAAATGTTAGAAGTCTATAAAGAAGAGCTAATTGCTAGGACTGGTGGCATTCAGGATGGTGTATATGTTGGACAAAAGGATATTGATGCTCCTTCTGCCCTTTTTGTAAATGAAAAGGAAGGTGATAAACTAAAGGAGAAGCTAAATGGTTATTCAAAATTCCTTAGAAATATTACTGGAGACGAAGATATTGGAGATTTAGCTAAAGATGCTAAAGACATTCCAGTGTTTGCTAAAGATCCGAACCAAAACAAAAAAGGTTTTGCAGATTTGAACTTTGGCCACAATACACCAATGGTAGGAGCACTAGCTTCTTTAAGTCAGTTTCAGTCTGATGTTATTTCAGAAGAAACAAAGGCACTAGAAGACTTGGCAAGACAGGTAGGTGCTGAAGATTTGAAATTTGATCAAATTGTACCAATGGTTAAGCCTCACTCTAAAGTGGTAGCTGCAGGAACTAAATACGAAGCGGATCTTTTTATCGCTGCATCTTCTTCTTCTGTATCACCAACTATGACCGTAGATGGTAACGAAATTGAAGTGGTTGGTGGAATGGGTAAAGTATCATTCACAGCAACTCCAGGTAACTACGATAAATCTGGTAATGCAACCAAATCATTTATTGGTGCAATTAGTGTGAAGATGCCAGGTGGAAGAGACACTACTTTTGTTGACACCATTGAGTATATCGTATCTAAACCAGTAATGCAGATTCAGTCAGCTTCGGTTCAGGCTTTATATCTAAATTGTGGTAATGAATTGGACGTGCAGGTTCCTGCTATGGGAACAGCCTATAATCCATCTTTCACTACTAAAGGAGGTGTAAACATTAAAGGTGCTAATAAAGGTGAGGTGGTAATTATACCAAAATCTGCAAAAGTGACGTTAAGTGTATCTAGTAATGGCAATTTAATTGGATCTCAAGATTTTAAAGTGAAAAGAATTCCTAAGCCAGAGATTGTGGTTTATGGTAAGGGAGGTCCTGTTAACTTGAAAAGAGGAGTTAAGGGTGCACCAAGATCATTGAAGTTGGCTGCTGAGCCAGATGAGTCATTTGCTCAATTCTTGCCAAAGGATGCAAAATTTAGAGTGGCGGAATCTGAAGTTAACTTGGTTAGAGCCGGAAGATCTGTAGGAAGTGTTAGACCTAAAGGTCCAGATTTGAACCTCTCGTCATTAGCAAGTCAAGCCAGAGAGGGTGATGCTTTGGTAATTGAAGTGAAAAAGGTGCAGAGAAGGAATTTCAAAGGTGAAGTTGAAAATTTCCCTAATTTTGGACCTAAGATCATCACGATAAGAATAAATTAA
- the gldN gene encoding gliding motility protein GldN, whose translation MKKFCYVIGLFVCFALLNVELGMAQEKAGGYNKDSVYPVNEAYKMFKKTVWRRIDLEEKQNAPFFSRNGELSTILINAVKAGLLFPYTNDSVNTRMSKETFLENMKFEDEGGGLTQEEIDMGFGADAEDDFFGGGGDEGEEPEEEIIDTNEFATRDFSIAELKEEVYFDRMRSRIFYDIQSITLFLPADKNPALFEKPLASFKYKDLVALWRSMPDEAIWYNAQNMAEHRNMADAFNLRLFGSNLTKIANPRDDRIVDIYTKSRRDAILASKQLEYDMVEFENELWEF comes from the coding sequence ATGAAGAAATTTTGTTATGTAATTGGCCTTTTTGTATGTTTTGCATTACTCAATGTGGAGTTGGGTATGGCTCAGGAAAAAGCGGGTGGCTATAATAAAGATTCCGTTTACCCTGTTAATGAGGCATACAAAATGTTCAAAAAAACCGTTTGGAGAAGAATAGATTTGGAGGAAAAGCAAAACGCTCCATTTTTTTCTAGAAATGGTGAGTTGTCTACAATCCTTATCAATGCTGTAAAGGCAGGATTATTATTTCCTTATACTAACGACTCTGTGAATACAAGAATGTCTAAGGAGACCTTTTTGGAAAACATGAAGTTTGAAGACGAAGGTGGTGGACTTACTCAAGAGGAAATCGATATGGGATTTGGTGCTGATGCTGAAGACGACTTCTTCGGTGGAGGCGGAGATGAAGGAGAGGAGCCAGAAGAGGAAATTATTGACACGAATGAATTTGCAACTAGAGATTTTTCTATTGCAGAATTGAAAGAAGAAGTTTATTTCGATAGAATGAGATCGAGAATTTTCTATGATATTCAGTCAATTACTCTTTTTCTTCCTGCAGATAAGAACCCAGCATTGTTCGAGAAGCCATTAGCATCTTTTAAGTATAAAGATTTGGTAGCCTTGTGGAGAAGTATGCCGGATGAAGCTATTTGGTATAATGCTCAGAATATGGCTGAACATAGAAATATGGCTGATGCGTTTAACTTGAGGTTATTTGGTTCTAATTTGACAAAAATAGCTAATCCAAGGGATGACAGAATCGTAGATATCTATACAAAGTCAAGAAGAGATGCAATATTGGCATCGAAACAATTGGAATACGATATGGTTGAGTTTGAGAACGAACTTTGGGAGTTCTAA
- the uvrC gene encoding excinuclease ABC subunit UvrC, with the protein MGENKYPINLKTLPNAPGVYKYFNKEVLIYVGKAKNLKKRVSSYFNRQKGDSLKTRKLVKEIDHVEYVIVDSEYDALLLENNLIKENQPKYNILLKDDKSFPFICISSERFPKIFSTRRDELNEGEYFGPYTSVKALNNVLELIRSLYKVRTCNYLLSEKNIKEKKFKVCLEYHIGNCLGPCEGLQKEEDYLSEIEQARHIIKGHLKIVKDHFLSTMKSSAENLEFEKAQEYKTKIDFLDKFQSRTVIVNKKLKGIDVITITSTDKKAFLNYMRVDNGIINISDSLTVSKRLDETDEQILELLIIELRDRFSSSSKTILTNKTFEYWQESVDIIVPQIGDKKKLVELSLKNALYHKKEALSQAEKTKQKENRVTQQLMNDLKLKVIPNHIECFDNSNIQGTNPVASMVCFKNGKPSKKDYRHFKIKTVVGPDDFGSMKEIVFRRYKRLQEENSPFPNLIVIDGGKGQLHAACDALKALDIYTEIPIIGIAKRLEEIYYPEDSIPLHISKKSESLKLIQQLRDEAHRFAITFHRSLRSKSQVASELDQIAGFGDKTKQKLLTKFKSYKKIIQANPEQLINVIGQAKANILLEHIQKKGSN; encoded by the coding sequence TTGGGTGAAAACAAATACCCCATAAATTTAAAAACTTTACCCAACGCTCCAGGCGTTTACAAATACTTCAATAAAGAGGTACTTATCTATGTTGGGAAAGCTAAAAATCTCAAGAAACGCGTATCTAGTTATTTCAATAGACAAAAGGGTGACAGTTTAAAAACCCGAAAACTCGTTAAAGAAATCGATCATGTAGAATATGTCATTGTTGATTCTGAATACGATGCTTTATTGCTCGAAAACAATCTAATAAAGGAAAACCAACCCAAGTATAATATCTTATTGAAGGATGATAAGAGTTTCCCCTTTATCTGTATTTCTAGCGAACGTTTTCCCAAAATCTTCTCAACTCGTAGAGATGAATTAAATGAAGGTGAGTATTTCGGACCTTATACGAGTGTCAAGGCGCTTAATAATGTGCTTGAATTGATCCGCAGCTTGTACAAAGTACGAACCTGTAACTACCTGCTTTCTGAGAAAAACATAAAAGAAAAAAAATTTAAAGTATGCCTGGAATATCATATTGGTAATTGCCTAGGTCCATGCGAAGGGCTACAGAAAGAAGAAGACTATTTATCAGAAATCGAACAGGCTCGGCACATCATTAAAGGACATCTCAAGATTGTAAAGGATCATTTTTTGTCCACTATGAAATCATCGGCTGAAAATCTGGAATTTGAAAAGGCCCAGGAATACAAAACAAAAATCGACTTTCTAGACAAATTTCAATCTAGGACTGTAATCGTTAACAAAAAGTTGAAAGGCATTGATGTAATTACCATCACTTCTACAGATAAGAAAGCCTTTCTTAACTATATGAGAGTAGATAATGGTATCATCAATATATCCGACTCATTAACTGTATCAAAACGCTTAGACGAAACGGATGAACAAATTTTAGAATTACTGATTATAGAACTCCGTGACAGGTTTAGTAGTTCATCTAAAACAATCCTGACAAATAAGACATTTGAATACTGGCAAGAATCCGTAGATATCATTGTTCCTCAAATCGGTGACAAGAAGAAGCTTGTTGAGCTATCGCTTAAAAATGCCCTTTATCATAAAAAAGAAGCCCTGTCTCAAGCAGAAAAGACTAAGCAAAAAGAAAACAGAGTTACACAACAGCTGATGAATGACCTTAAGCTAAAGGTAATTCCCAATCACATCGAATGCTTTGACAACTCCAATATCCAGGGCACTAATCCCGTGGCTTCGATGGTATGCTTCAAAAATGGAAAACCATCAAAAAAAGACTATCGACATTTTAAGATAAAAACGGTAGTAGGTCCAGATGACTTTGGTTCCATGAAGGAAATTGTTTTCAGAAGATACAAGAGGCTACAGGAGGAAAACTCACCCTTTCCAAATCTAATCGTCATCGATGGGGGTAAAGGTCAACTGCACGCTGCGTGTGATGCACTCAAAGCACTTGACATCTACACAGAAATCCCAATCATTGGCATAGCCAAAAGATTGGAGGAAATTTACTATCCAGAAGACAGTATTCCTCTCCATATTAGTAAAAAATCAGAATCACTTAAACTCATACAACAACTTCGAGACGAGGCTCATCGCTTTGCAATCACTTTTCATCGATCGCTCAGAAGTAAATCGCAAGTAGCTTCAGAACTAGATCAAATCGCAGGCTTTGGAGATAAAACCAAACAAAAATTACTTACCAAGTTTAAATCTTATAAAAAGATTATTCAAGCAAATCCTGAGCAACTGATAAATGTAATCGGACAAGCTAAGGCCAATATATTACTCGAGCATATACAAAAAAAGGGATCAAATTGA